In Thalassotalea fonticola, a single genomic region encodes these proteins:
- a CDS encoding HlyC/CorC family transporter, translating into MSDDNPHSGNGSSKTLMEKIVQVFTGEPKNKEELVEVLNDAQDRDLIKPSTKQMLEGVLEVSDMRVRDIMIPRSHMVTIDIEQTVEEFIPIVLESAHSRFPVVNDDIDHIEGVLLAKDLLAHAFSEKAKQISIKDLIRPAIIIPESKRVEPLLKEFRQERYHMAVVVDEYGGVSGLVTIEDILELIVGEIEDEHDDMLEREIRHLSGNVYQVKALTDLDDFNEYFSSAFDEEEADTIGGIVIHKFGHMPKRGENTKINGFEFKIVNADKRRIQQMQVTIPTGHEIFGKLADER; encoded by the coding sequence ATGAGCGACGATAATCCCCACTCTGGAAACGGTTCTTCAAAAACACTCATGGAAAAAATAGTTCAAGTGTTTACTGGTGAGCCGAAAAACAAAGAAGAACTGGTTGAGGTATTAAATGATGCACAAGACCGAGACCTGATCAAACCATCAACCAAGCAAATGCTTGAAGGTGTACTAGAAGTTAGTGATATGCGTGTACGCGATATCATGATCCCTCGCTCACATATGGTCACAATAGACATAGAACAGACCGTAGAAGAATTTATTCCTATCGTTCTTGAATCCGCACACTCAAGATTTCCAGTGGTAAATGATGATATTGATCATATTGAAGGCGTGTTATTGGCAAAAGATCTGTTAGCTCATGCTTTTAGTGAAAAAGCGAAACAAATTTCAATAAAAGATCTTATTCGCCCAGCGATTATTATTCCAGAAAGTAAACGAGTAGAACCTTTATTAAAAGAATTTCGCCAAGAGCGCTACCACATGGCCGTAGTGGTCGATGAATATGGTGGAGTTTCAGGCTTAGTAACCATTGAAGATATTCTTGAACTTATTGTTGGTGAAATTGAAGATGAGCACGATGATATGCTTGAACGAGAAATTCGCCATTTAAGCGGTAACGTTTACCAAGTTAAAGCATTAACCGATCTTGATGATTTTAACGAGTATTTCAGTTCAGCTTTTGATGAAGAAGAAGCCGATACTATTGGCGGTATTGTTATTCATAAATTTGGTCACATGCCAAAGCGTGGAGAAAACACCAAAATAAATGGTTTTGAGTTTAAAATTGTGAACGCGGATAAACGCCGTATTCAACAAATGCAAGTTACTATACCAACTGGCCATGAAATTTTCGGTAAGCTTGCCGATGAACGCTAA
- the lnt gene encoding apolipoprotein N-acyltransferase, which yields MTELNGRTFNRFTIKQPVYALLFSFLTGTSLVFAFAPFSLWPITFIAVIFWLSQLTDKSPKQAFKLGLSFGFGYFAAGISWVHVSIEQFGGMPLIASIFLMLLLCSYLALYPALAAWLCAKLTKNKSANLYFLPFAWLVSEYLRSVMLTGFPWLSLGYSQIDSPLSALAPIIGEVGISFTIILMCVVTVQLINRCHKTVNLIIIAITVVITSSSPLLNVVDKTGETKSVALVQGNIKQELRWDKEAETNIINGYIEASKPLYSNNDLVIWPEAAIPRIEPLAQNYLTELNIQAGSVQSSLITGLINYDPDTRKFFNRLVVLGKKNQDNFDGSYYYGNNNHYNKHHLLPIGEFVPFADLLRPIAPFFNLPMSSFSRGDYVQPNLVANGINLAPLICFEIAFPQQLAANIRPHTDMILTVSNDAWFGASHGPDQHLEIARMRALEFGKPMLRATNNGLTAVIDHQGKIIADIPQFSKAVLQTTVELVNGETHYSAWGRYLDKLLMLLFLMYLVREKFIK from the coding sequence ATGACAGAGTTAAACGGACGTACTTTTAATAGGTTTACCATTAAACAGCCTGTTTATGCTCTGTTATTCAGTTTTTTAACGGGTACCAGTTTAGTCTTTGCTTTCGCCCCTTTCTCGTTGTGGCCCATTACATTTATTGCGGTAATTTTTTGGCTTTCACAATTAACAGATAAATCACCTAAACAAGCATTTAAACTTGGCCTTAGTTTTGGCTTTGGTTATTTTGCTGCCGGTATCAGTTGGGTACATGTCTCAATAGAGCAGTTTGGTGGCATGCCTTTAATTGCATCAATATTTTTGATGCTACTACTTTGTAGCTATCTTGCTTTATATCCCGCACTAGCCGCTTGGCTTTGTGCAAAGCTTACTAAGAATAAAAGTGCTAATTTATATTTTTTACCATTTGCCTGGTTAGTCAGTGAATACTTACGTAGCGTGATGCTTACTGGTTTTCCCTGGTTGTCTTTAGGTTATAGTCAAATAGATAGCCCTTTATCAGCGCTTGCACCTATTATTGGTGAAGTAGGGATCAGCTTCACCATTATACTGATGTGCGTAGTAACTGTGCAATTAATCAATCGATGCCATAAAACAGTAAATTTGATTATAATTGCAATAACAGTAGTTATTACATCATCAAGCCCATTATTAAACGTTGTAGATAAAACCGGTGAAACAAAAAGCGTTGCCCTAGTTCAAGGTAATATTAAACAAGAATTACGTTGGGATAAAGAAGCAGAAACCAATATTATAAACGGCTACATTGAGGCATCAAAACCGTTATACAGCAATAACGATTTAGTCATTTGGCCGGAGGCAGCGATCCCAAGGATTGAGCCTTTAGCGCAAAATTACTTAACCGAGCTAAACATTCAAGCCGGCAGTGTGCAATCAAGTTTAATTACCGGCTTAATCAACTATGACCCTGACACCCGTAAGTTTTTTAACCGGTTAGTCGTCTTAGGTAAAAAGAATCAAGATAATTTTGATGGTAGTTACTACTACGGCAACAACAATCATTATAATAAACATCACCTGCTACCTATTGGTGAGTTTGTACCATTTGCCGACTTATTAAGACCTATTGCACCATTTTTTAATTTACCAATGTCGTCATTTTCTCGTGGCGATTATGTTCAGCCTAACCTTGTTGCTAATGGTATTAACCTGGCACCATTAATTTGTTTCGAAATCGCATTTCCGCAACAACTGGCAGCGAATATTCGCCCACATACCGATATGATTTTAACGGTGAGTAACGATGCCTGGTTTGGCGCCTCGCATGGACCAGATCAACATTTAGAGATAGCCCGAATGCGCGCTTTAGAGTTTGGAAAACCAATGCTTAGAGCTACGAATAATGGCTTAACGGCAGTAATTGATCACCAAGGTAAAATCATCGCTGACATTCCCCAGTTTAGCAAAGCTGTGCTGCAAACCACAGTAGAGTTGGTGAATGGTGAGACACATTATAGTGCCTGGGGCCGTTATTTAGATAAACTTTTAATGTTGTTATTTTTAATGTACTTAGTACGAGAAAAGTTCATTAAATAA
- a CDS encoding PhoH family protein, which translates to MTTDKISHEVSLEPLDNNRLANLCGPLDDNLRRIERRLGVELSYRGNVFKVHGKNIVCKAVIELLKSLYVETAIVKGKAGTISQEGLHLALTELNVLEQPTDNAAEFDQMVTIKTKRGIIKPRNENQSLYVQNILTNDISFGVGVAGTGKTYLAVACAVDALERQEVRRILLTRPAVEAGEKLGFLPGDLSQKVDPYLRPLYDALFEMLGFEKVEKLIERNVIEVAPLAYMRGRTLNDAYVILDESQNTTVEQMKMFLTRIGFNSKAVITGDITQVDLPRGQRSGLRHAIEVLDDIKGVSFNYFQAKDVVRHPVVGRIIEAYEKHDSHNQTPAR; encoded by the coding sequence TTGACTACAGACAAAATCAGCCATGAAGTAAGCCTTGAGCCACTTGATAATAATCGTTTAGCAAACTTATGTGGGCCGTTAGATGATAATTTACGCCGTATAGAACGTCGTTTAGGTGTTGAACTAAGTTACCGTGGTAATGTTTTTAAAGTGCATGGCAAAAACATTGTATGTAAAGCTGTCATAGAGTTATTAAAAAGCTTATACGTTGAAACAGCTATTGTTAAAGGTAAAGCAGGTACAATCAGCCAGGAGGGCTTACATTTAGCCCTTACTGAGTTAAATGTACTTGAGCAACCAACTGATAATGCCGCTGAATTTGACCAAATGGTTACCATAAAGACCAAACGCGGTATTATTAAACCACGTAACGAAAATCAAAGTTTATATGTGCAAAACATATTAACTAACGATATTAGTTTTGGTGTTGGTGTTGCCGGTACAGGAAAAACATACTTAGCGGTTGCTTGTGCAGTAGATGCACTTGAACGTCAAGAAGTACGCCGCATATTATTGACTCGCCCAGCCGTTGAAGCTGGTGAAAAACTAGGCTTTTTACCTGGCGATCTATCGCAAAAAGTTGACCCTTATTTACGTCCACTCTACGACGCTTTATTTGAAATGTTAGGTTTTGAAAAAGTGGAAAAATTAATAGAGCGTAATGTTATTGAAGTAGCGCCACTTGCTTATATGCGCGGTCGCACCTTAAATGATGCCTATGTAATTTTAGATGAAAGTCAAAATACCACGGTTGAACAAATGAAAATGTTCTTGACTCGTATTGGCTTTAATTCAAAAGCGGTGATCACCGGTGATATTACCCAAGTTGATTTACCTCGTGGTCAACGTTCTGGCTTACGCCATGCTATTGAAGTATTAGATGATATTAAAGGCGTTAGCTTTAATTATTTTCAAGCGAAAGATGTGGTTCGACACCCTGTGGTAGGCCGAATAATTGAAGCGTACGAAAAGCATGACAGTCACAATCAAACCCCGGCTCGTTAA
- the ybeY gene encoding rRNA maturation RNase YbeY, with protein MTNNPPNAAIITVDLQVVCNNVQLPTLSQLQLWADTALKPYNKNFELTIRLVDREESQQLNHQYRDKDKPTNVLSFPFEVPPGIELDLLGDLVICADVVEFEAKDQNKELFSHWAHMIIHGCLHLLGYDHITQDEAKEMEAIEIGLMAQLGYSDPYIAS; from the coding sequence ATGACTAATAACCCACCTAATGCAGCAATTATTACCGTCGATTTGCAGGTTGTTTGTAACAATGTTCAGCTTCCTACACTATCGCAACTGCAACTTTGGGCTGATACTGCACTAAAGCCATATAACAAAAACTTTGAATTAACCATTCGTCTGGTCGACCGCGAAGAATCGCAACAATTAAATCACCAATACCGAGATAAAGATAAACCAACTAATGTGCTATCTTTTCCTTTTGAAGTACCACCAGGTATCGAGTTGGATTTATTAGGCGATTTAGTTATTTGTGCAGATGTAGTTGAATTTGAAGCAAAAGATCAAAATAAAGAACTTTTTAGCCATTGGGCTCATATGATCATTCACGGATGCTTGCATTTATTAGGTTATGATCATATAACACAAGATGAAGCGAAAGAAATGGAAGCAATAGAAATAGGATTAATGGCCCAATTAGGCTATAGCGATCCTTACATTGCCTCTTAA
- a CDS encoding ABC transporter ATP-binding protein gives MLTMSNISKVFQTDEVQTHALRDFNLTVNEGDFVSVTGPSGSGKTTFLNIAGLLESFTSGSFMLDDTDISNLNDSGRSKTRNEKIGFIFQSFNLIPDLNLYDNVDVPLRYQSLNSKERKKRIEHYLDMVGLSSRMKHLPSQLSGGQQQRVAIARALATHPRFLLADEPTGNLDTQMAQSVMSLLEEINKQGTTIIMVTHDTELANRATRKIQIQDGRVSELDVVETNAQAIA, from the coding sequence ATGTTAACCATGAGCAATATCAGTAAAGTATTTCAAACCGATGAAGTACAAACCCATGCCTTACGAGATTTTAATTTAACCGTAAACGAAGGTGATTTCGTCAGTGTTACTGGCCCTTCAGGCTCAGGTAAAACTACATTTTTAAACATTGCCGGCCTATTAGAAAGTTTTACTAGCGGTTCATTTATGCTTGATGATACCGATATAAGTAACCTCAATGACAGTGGTCGTTCTAAAACCAGAAATGAAAAAATAGGCTTTATTTTTCAAAGCTTTAACTTAATACCTGATCTAAATCTATATGACAATGTAGATGTACCATTACGTTATCAAAGTTTAAATTCGAAAGAGCGTAAAAAACGTATTGAACACTATCTTGATATGGTTGGCTTAAGCTCAAGAATGAAGCACTTACCTAGTCAACTATCTGGTGGCCAGCAGCAACGAGTTGCTATTGCCAGAGCTTTGGCTACTCACCCTAGATTTCTACTCGCCGATGAGCCTACCGGTAATTTAGATACGCAAATGGCACAAAGCGTAATGAGCTTATTAGAAGAGATTAATAAGCAAGGCACAACCATAATTATGGTGACCCATGATACTGAATTAGCAAATCGTGCCACACGAAAAATTCAAATTCAAGATGGCCGCGTGAGTGAACTTGATGTAGTTGAAACCAACGCACAAGCAATTGCTTAG
- a CDS encoding efflux RND transporter periplasmic adaptor subunit → MKIADTSSQDVTVIENKPKKKLIIWGFAIAAMLSLALWQFAPAASRWSQAELSIPLKRVRIATINRGDFIRDISVQGRVVAAVSPTVYSPAEGTITFSIEAGSEVKAGTPLAIIDSPELTSRLDQEQSSLENLQTGLKRQVIQAKKQQLIDKKAVDLAHVALTTASREKRRADQGYSKNAISQIDFEKAQDDLANAKLQFDHAVADASLDKESLDFDLQSLKLQIKRQTLLVKDLQRQVNALTVMSPVNGIVGNLNVENKTYLAKNQAILMVVDLSKFEIEVDIPESYADDLAIGMDVEINFDQQGFNARLVTISPEILNNQVTGRVRFEQATPPGLRQNQRLNTRILLESRTDILQVRRGQFLDSSNGRFAYVVNDGIATKTSINTGARSLSSVEIIKGLTSGQQIVISGTDIFQNAEQVMLTQ, encoded by the coding sequence ATGAAAATCGCAGACACCAGCTCACAAGATGTGACGGTTATAGAAAACAAACCAAAGAAAAAGCTCATCATTTGGGGTTTCGCTATTGCGGCTATGCTAAGTCTGGCACTTTGGCAATTTGCTCCGGCAGCGAGTCGCTGGAGTCAAGCTGAGTTATCCATTCCATTAAAGCGTGTTCGCATTGCCACCATTAACCGGGGTGACTTCATTCGCGATATTTCAGTGCAAGGTAGAGTGGTTGCTGCGGTAAGTCCTACCGTTTATAGCCCTGCAGAAGGTACCATAACTTTCTCTATTGAAGCTGGCAGTGAAGTAAAAGCAGGGACTCCCTTAGCGATCATTGACAGCCCGGAGTTAACCAGCCGTTTAGATCAAGAGCAATCTAGTTTAGAAAACTTACAAACAGGCTTAAAGCGTCAAGTTATCCAAGCAAAGAAACAACAACTGATAGATAAAAAAGCGGTAGATCTTGCGCACGTAGCGTTAACTACAGCAAGCAGAGAAAAACGTCGAGCGGATCAAGGTTATAGCAAAAATGCAATCAGCCAAATTGACTTTGAAAAAGCTCAGGATGATCTAGCCAATGCTAAGTTGCAATTTGATCATGCCGTTGCTGATGCCAGTCTTGATAAAGAATCATTAGACTTTGACTTGCAATCATTAAAGCTGCAAATAAAACGTCAAACCTTATTAGTTAAAGACCTACAACGCCAGGTTAACGCGTTAACCGTGATGTCACCGGTTAATGGCATTGTCGGTAATTTGAACGTCGAAAATAAAACCTATTTAGCTAAAAACCAAGCCATTTTAATGGTCGTTGATTTAAGCAAGTTTGAAATTGAAGTCGATATTCCTGAAAGTTATGCCGATGATTTAGCCATAGGTATGGATGTAGAAATTAATTTTGACCAACAAGGGTTTAATGCTCGTCTGGTAACGATTTCCCCCGAAATACTGAACAATCAGGTTACTGGACGGGTACGCTTCGAACAAGCAACACCACCTGGTTTACGCCAAAATCAACGGTTGAACACTCGTATTTTATTAGAATCCAGAACCGATATTTTACAAGTTCGTCGCGGTCAGTTTTTAGACAGTTCTAATGGCCGATTTGCCTATGTAGTAAATGATGGTATTGCCACTAAAACCTCTATCAACACAGGCGCCAGAAGCCTAAGTAGCGTTGAAATTATCAAAGGCTTAACATCAGGCCAGCAGATTGTAATTTCAGGTACTGACATTTTTCAAAATGCTGAGCAAGTAATGCTTACGCAATAA